In a genomic window of Telopea speciosissima isolate NSW1024214 ecotype Mountain lineage chromosome 5, Tspe_v1, whole genome shotgun sequence:
- the LOC122662108 gene encoding glutamic acid-rich protein-like codes for MSRCFPYPPPGYERKSGGLDEALINSIKLQKKIEKAKKEKKKEKKREKKEKERERDKARENRGVDDKKQKHEKKHKNERGKVEHGVGDHPKRIEEEAEQLEKSSLTEEHGQPISSQNLYDSTDSTQNSHKRKRHSSPSDGSHSNHGSIFRIRLKQKDQEILPSKELPRPNSVRADHILQGKCEIPQRLGEEKHCSTSGREQQFSTSGRTPIGRLESLKQKDKEILSNQKLPRSNLHGKYEICPKISEVQHCSTSRTTTIVQESLKQKDKEILSNQELPRSNLHGKYEICPKISEVQHCSTSRTTTVVQERFANDPKPSEEQICSTSGRTDVQAPEIVESARKSGSKLKKIESLYRDLIENWVPPPIENNGTDFDDQEWLFETVSKSESEPKRFKPSNDGVCEGSTSIWPQACYLPEADIYVLPYAVPF; via the exons ATGTCTAGATGCTTTCCTTATCCTCCTCCGGGATATGAGAGAAAGAGTGGTGGCCTGGACGAAGCCCTGATTAATTCGATTAAG CTccagaaaaaaatagagaaggccaaaaaggaaaagaagaaagagaagaagagggagaagaaagagaaggagagagagagggataaagCCAGGGAGAACAGAGGTGTTGACgataaaaaacagaaacatgagaagaagcacaAGAATGAAAGGGGCAAGGTAGAACATGGGGTAGGAGATCATCCGAAAAGAATAGAAGAGGAAGCTGAACAATTGGAGAAAAGCAGCCTCACTGAAGAACATGGGCAGCCTATCAGTTCCCAGAACTTGTATGACTCTACTGACAGCACCCAGAACAGCCACAAGAGGAAAAGGCATAGCTCGCCATCTGATGGCAGCCATTCTAATCATG GGAGCATTTTTCGCATCCGTTTGAAGCAGAAGGATCAGGAAATACTCCCCAGCAAAGAGCTGCCCCGTCCAAATTCTGTCAGGGCTGATCACATTTTGCAAGGGAAGTGTGAAATTCCTCAGAGACTTGGTGAAGAGAAGCATTGTTCTACCTCCGGAAGGGAGCAGCAATTTTCTACTTCTGGAAGGACTCCCATTGGTAGGCTAGAGAGTTTGAAACAGAAGGATAAAGAAATACTCAGCAACCAGAAGTTGCCCCGATCAAATTTGCATGGAAAGTATGAAATTTGTCCAAAAATTAGTGAAGTGCAGCATTGCTCTACCTCAAGGACTACTACTATTGTGCAAGAGAGTTTGAAACAGAAGGATAAAGAAATACTCAGCAACcaggagttgccccgatcaaatTTGCATGGAAAGTATGAAATTTGTCCAAAAATTAGTGAAGTGCAGCATTGCTCTACCTCAAGGACTACTACTGTTGTGCAAGAGAGATTTGCAAACGATCCAAAGCCCAGTGAAGAGCAGATTTGTTCTACCTCAGGAAGAACAGATGTACAAGCTCCGGAGATTGTGGAAAGTGCTCGTAAATCTGGCAGTAAACTAAAGAAGATAGAATCTCTATATAGAGATTTGATTGAAAACTGGGTTCCACCTCCTATTGAGAATAATGGTACTGATTTCGATGATCAAGAATGGCTCTTTGAGACAGTCTCTAAATCAGAGTCTGAGCCAAAAAGATTTAAACCAAGCAATGACGGAGTATGTGAAGGAAGCACTAGTATCTGGCCACAAGCCTGTTACTTGCCTGAGGCTGATATCTATGTGTTGCCATATGCAGTTCCTTTCTGA
- the LOC122662735 gene encoding basic leucine zipper 23-like yields MDDGELDYSNQDVFSSSPNMGDPFPSSCSMDGLFDEFFNDTHACTHTHTCNPPGPDYSHTHTCFHVHTKILPASSEDKVASDDTAESEEKKSKKRPLGNREAVRKYREKKKARAASLEDEVVRLRTLNQQLVKRLQGQAALEAEVARLKCLLVDIRGRIEGEIGSFPYQKVAKNGDRIQNLSHPNLSSAYVMNPCDLRCDDQVYCLHPGMEGKGGDGVGLNGQGFNACEAGMDQCMGNPNLGLKELPGCGNGNIGAVENSSNGNKRRGGARAATGS; encoded by the exons ATGGACGACGGAGAGCTCGATTACTCAAACCAAGATGTCTTCTCATCAAGCCCTAACATGGGTGATCCGTTTCCGAGCAGTTGCTCTATGGATGGCTTATTCGATGAATTCTTCAACGATACCCATGCGTGTACCCATACGCACACTTGCAATCCGCCTGGACCTGACTACTCCCATACACACACTTGTTTTCATGTCCACACCAAAATTCTACCTGCCTCTTCTGAAGATAAGGTGGCTAGCGATGACACGGCTGAGTccgaagagaagaaatcaaagaaacgtCCTTTAGGTAATCGCGAAGCCGTTAGAAagtaccgtgagaagaagaaagcacGAGCTGCTTCATTAGAAGATGAAGTTGTCCGGTTGAGGACTCTGAATCAGCAGTTGGTAAAGAGATTGCAAGGTCAAGCTGCACTGGAGGCAGAGGTAGCCAGACTCAAATGCTTGCTTGTGGACATCAGGGGGAGGattgagggggagattggatcTTTTCCTTACCAAAAAGTAGCGAAGAATGGTGATAGGATCCAGAACCTGTCCCACCCGAACTTGTCTAGCGCTTATGTTATGAACCCATGTGATTTGCGATGTGATGATCAGGTTTATTGTCTACATCCTGGAATGGAAGGCAAGGGTGGGGATGGTGTAGGATTGAATGGCCAAGGATTTAATGCTTGTGAAGCTGGAATGGATCAGTGTATGGGGAATCCTAACTTGGGGTTGAAGGAGCTTCCTGGTTGTGGAAATGGGAACATAGGGGCTGTTGAAAATTCCTCGAATGGAAATAAGAGAAGAG GAGGAGCTCGTGCAGCAACAGGAAGTTGA